A stretch of DNA from Arthrobacter globiformis:
AGCAGCAGTGCTGCCAGGGCTATCACCGGCCAGGCAAGGCGGTGTTTGAGGAGTGATTTCACTGAGCACCTCCGGCGATGACCGTCATGACGTCTTCCACGGAGACGCCGTCGTTGTTGATTTCGGCGACCATTGCCCTGTCCTTGATGACCGCGACGCGGTCGCTCACGCGCAGCACCTCCTCAAGTTCGGAGGAGATGAAGAGGATGGACATCCCGTCGGCGGCGAGTTTGTTGACGAGCTTTTGGATTTGGGTCTTGGCTCCGATGTCGATGCCGCGGGTGGGCTCGTCGAGGATCAGGAGTTCGGGGTGGGTCACCAGCCAGCGGGCCAGGAGCACCTTCTGCTGGTTTCCGCCGCTGAGGTTGCGGATGAGCGCGTCGGGATTGGCCGGCCGGATGTCGAGGGCTTCGATGTACTCGGCCACCAGCTCATCCTGGACGCGGCGGGGGATGCGGCACACCCAGCCCTTGCTGGCCTGCATGGCCAGCACCAGGTTGTCGCGCACGGTGAGGTCCCCGATGAGGCCTTCCTCCTTGCGGTCCTCGGAGCAGAATCCGATGCGCTTGTCGATGGCCGCCCGCGGCGAACGGATCTTCTGGCCCGCGCCCTTGACCTTGATGGAGCCTTCGTCGGCCTTGTCCGCTCCGAAAAAGAGCCGGGCGATCTCGGTCCGGCCGGCACCGAGCAGGCCGGCCAGGCCCACCACTTCACCCGGATAAATGGACAGGTCCACGTTGGACACGGAGCCCTTCCGGCCGAGGCCCTGGGCCTCGATGAAGGGCGTGACGCCGGCGCCGCTGCCGGCGCGGGTCCGGGCAGGGGCCTGGTCCAGTTCGGCGAGGGCCTCCATGTCCTTGCCGATCATCTTGGAGATGAGGCTCATGCGGGAGAGGTCGCGGGTCAGGTACTCACCCACGAGTTTTCCGTTGCGCAGGACGGTCATGCGGTCGGAGATCTCGTAGACCTGCTCCAGGAAGTGGGAAACGAACAGGATGGCGACGCCGCGGTCGCGGAGGTCCCTGATGACGCGGAACAGCTGATTGACCTCGTCGGCGTCCAGGCTCGACGTCGGCTCGTCCAGGATAAGGACCTTGGCGTTGATCTCCACCGAACGGGCGATGGCGATCAGCTGCTGGACGGCGATGGAGTGGGTGGACAGCAGGGAACCGGGATCGATGTGGTCCAGCTGCAGTTCGGCCAGGACCTCCCGCGTCCGGGACCGCACGCCCTTCCAGTCGATGGAACCCCGACGGCGGGGCTCGCGGCCCAGCAGGACGTTTTCCTCAACGGTGAGGTTGGGGCAGAGGTTGACCTCCTGGTAGACGGTGCTGATGCCCGCGGCCTGGGATTCGCCCGGCGTCGAGAAACGCTGCGGTTCGCCGAGGACCGTGATGGCACCGGAATCAATGGTGTACACGCCGGTCAGGGCCTTGATCAGCGTGGACTTCCCGGCTCCGTTCTCGCCCATCAGGGCGTGGACCTCACCCTGGAACAGGCGGAAGTCGACGCCGTCGAGCGCCTTAACCCCTGGGAATCCAATAGCTATGTCGGTCATCTCGACGACCGGAACGATTTCGTTCATCCTCGTGTCTTTCCTGTGATTGGTGTGCCGTGCGGCGGCGGTAATCCGCCGCCGCACGGACGTTCAGGGGCGCCGCGGCTCAGTACGGGCGGCTGGCAAGAACCTGCTTGGCCTGCTCCTGCGTGAAGGTCGTCTCCTCGGTGACGACGCGCTCGGGCACGCTCTCACCGGCAATGACCTTCTTCGCGAGATCCATGAGCTGGTCGCCGAGCATGGGGCTGCACTCGACGATGTAGTTGATCTTGCCGTTGCTCAGCGCAGTCATGCCGTCCTTCACGGCGTCGATGGTGATGATCTTGATGTCCTTGCCGGGAACCTTGCCGGCGGCTTCGATCGCTTCGATGGCGCCGAGGCCCTCGTCGTCGTTGTGGGCGAACACGACGTCGATGTCAGCGTTGTTCTTGAGGAAGGCCTCCATGACCTGCTTGCCGCCGCTGCGGGTGAAGTCGCCGCTCTGCGAGGCGACGATCTTCAGCTTCGGGTCAGCCTTAATGGCTTCCGCGAAGCCTTCCTTCCGGTCGTTCGCGGGTGCGGATCCGGTGGTGCCCTGGATTTCGACGATGTTGACGGTGTCTGTTGCTGACTTGGACTCCTTGACCAGCCAGTCTCCGGCCTTCTTGCCTTCCTCCACGAAGTCGGAGCCGAGGAAGGTCTTGTAGAGCGTCTTGTCCGAGGAGTCCACCGCGCGGTCCGTCAGGATCACCGGAATCTTGGCATTCTTCGCTTCCTTCAGCACCGTGTCCCAGCCGGACTCCACAACGGGGGAGAACGCGATGACATCGACCTTCTGCTGGATGTAGGAGCGGATGGCCTTAATCTGGTTCTCCTGCTTCTGCTGGGCGTCGGAGAACTTCAGGTCGACTCCGGCCTTCTTCGCCGAATCTTGGACCGACTTGGTGTTGGCCGTCCGCCAGCCGCTCTCGGCGCCGACCTGGGCGAAGCCCATGGTGATCTTGTCATCGCCGGAGGTGCCGGCAGCACTGCCGGCACCAGCGGTCCCGCCGCACGCAGTGAGGGTAAGCATTGATGCGGCGGCAACCGCAAGCAGGGATTTCTTAAACACAACATCCTCCCGGAAGCGTAGTTACATTGCAGGCGGGAGACTTCAAACACCGCCGTTGCTGCAAGTGAGCTGATGCGCTCGTGGATCATTGTGAACGCTAACAATCCGGCCCGTCAAGTAGTTCGGGTCACAATTCCGTGCTCGTATGCGAAGCCTGCTGATTTTTGTGAATCCTCTTTACAAGAGGCGAAAGATGTCGAATACTCAACTCCGGTCGGCGTTTTGTTAGCGTTAACACTGATCGCCGGCGAACCGTTCAATGGAGAAAGGCCATCCCTTCCATGCCATCCAAACCATCAAGTCCCGCCAAGCGGACGTGCACGCTCGTGCTTGCCGGGTCCCTGACGGCTGCTCTGCTGTCACTGACGCCGGCCATCGGCGCCAATGCCGAGTCTGCCCAGAACCGGACCATCAGCATCGACACCGCCGGCTCCGGGCCTTCGATCGATTCGACCATGTACGGAGCCTTCTACGAGGACATCAACCAGGGCGCCGACGGCGGCATCTACGCGGAGCTCGTCCAGAACCGGTCGTTTGAGTTCAACTCCGCCGACAACCGCACCTACAGCCCGATGACCGCCTGGGAAACCCTGAAGCGGGGCAGCGACGGAACGGTCGCCGTCGTCAATGACAACAACCGGCTGAACGAAAACAACCGGAACTACCTGCTGGTCGAAGCCACCAGCGCGGGCGCCGGAACCGGCGCCGGGGTGGGCGTGCGCAACAGCGGATGGAACGCCGGGCAAAAGCTTGAGGCGCACAAAAAGTACAACTACTCGGTGTGGGCGCGCACGTCCAACCCTGCGGGATCAACCCTGGCCGTGACGCTGGAGACGCCCGAAGGCACCCGTCTGGACATCGCCGCCATCAAGGTCAAGGGTGACCGCTGGGCCAAGTACGAGGTGACTCTCTCGCCCAAGTCCTCCACGGGCGCCGGCCGGCTCACGACCCTCGTCCAGGGCACCGGCACGGTCCGGCTCGACATGGTGTCGCTGTTCCCCAAGGACACCTGGAACGGCAGGGAAAACGGCCTCCGTAAGGACCTTGCCGAGAAGATCAACGACCTGCACCCCGGATTCCTGCGCTTCCCCGGCGGCTGCATCGTCAACACCGGAAGCTATGACACCTACTCGGCCCCCAACTACACACGGGCCCGCACCTACCAGTGGAAAGACACCATCGGGCCGGTGGAACAGCGTCCGGCGAACCGGAACTTCTGGGGCTACAACCAGACCTACGGCCTGGGCTACATGGAGTACTTCCAGTGGGCCGAGGACATGGGAGCCGCCCCCGTGCCGGTGGTGCCGGTGGGCGTGACCGGCTGCGGCGACAACAACCAGGCCCCGGACCAGGCAACGCTTGACCGCTACATCCAGGACACCCTGGACCTGATCGAGTTCGCCAACGGCGACGCCAGCACCGAGTGGGGCGCCAAGCGCATCGCCTACGGCCATCCGGCACCGTACAACCTCGACCGCATTTCCCTGGGCAACGAGGAGTACAAGCCGGAGTTCAAGCAGTACTTCACCCAGTTCTACAACGCCGTCCGCAAGGCCCACCCGGAGATCAAGATCATCGGAAACACCGGCCCGTTCAGCCAGGGTCCCGAATTCGACGACCTGGCCAAATTCAACGCCGACACCGGCGTCGACCTCGTTGACGAGCACTACTACAACGACCCCTCCTGGTTCCTGAACAACAACCACCGCTACGACTCCTACGACCGCAACAGCTACAAGGTCTTCCTCGGCGAGTACGCCTCCCGCGGAAACAAGCCCGACAACGCACTGGCCGAAGCCTCCTACATGACCGGCCTCGAGCGGAATGCGGACGTGGTCAAGATGGCGTCCTATGCGCCGCTGATCGCGAACGAAGCGAACACGCAGTGGAGCCCGGACATGATGTTCTTCAACGGCACGTCCGTGCGCACCACCCCCAACTACGAGGTCCAGAAGCTGTTCATGAACAACGTCGGCAACCAGGTGGTGCCGAGCAGGCAGGACAACCCGGCCTCCACCGTCGTGCCGATTTCCGGCAAGATCGGCCTGTCCACGTGGGCCACCTCCGCCCGCTACGACGACGTCAAGGTCACCGGCCAGGACGGCGCAACCCTGTTCAGCGACGACTTCTCCGGAACCGCCGCGGCCTGGACCGGCAACGGTACCGGATCCTGGTCCATCCAGGACGGCGGCTACGTCCAGTCCAGCACCACCGCCCAGAACACCATGGTGACCGCCGGCAGCGCTGACTGGAGCAACTACACGCTCAGCACCAAGGCAACCAAGCTGGCCGGTTCCGAAGGATTCCTCGTCTCTTTCGGCGTCAAGGACACCGGAAACTACTTCTGGTGGAACCTGGGCGGCTGGAACAACTCCAAGTCCGTCGTCGAAAAGGCCGTCAACGGTGGCAAGACGAACGTCATCGAAAAGAACACCGTGATCCAGACTGGACATGAATACGACATCCGGATCGAGGTTACCGGGCGCACGGCCAAGCTCTCTACCTGGACGGAGTCCTGTGGGGCACGGTGGACGACACGCAGGCCGATCCCGTCTACTCCGTAGTCACCAAGGACACCAAGTCCGGCGACACCATCGTGAAGGTGGTCAACACGAAGGCCGACAAGACGCCGGTGGACATCAAGGTGGCGGGTGCAGCCAACATCAGCACCACGGCCGCGGTAACCACCCTGACCCAGACCGCTGACGGGCAAAACCTGGCCCCGGCGTCGAGCACCTTCAACGGAGCCGGGACGGCGTTCACCTATGAGTTCGAGCCCAAGTCGGTGACCTTCATCCGGCTCGCCGCAGCCCGCAAGTAGGCAGCACACCAAAGCCACGGCTTTGACCGGGAAGGCCCGGCTGGATTGCACAGCCGGGCCTTCCCCTTTACCCGGAACATTCCCCCAGGAGATCCAATGACGAATCACGTGTCCAGACGAAACATTCTTCGGCTTGGGGCTGCCGCGGCCGCCCTGCCCTGGCTGCCATCGCTTGCCTCCGCAGCCGCGACGGCCGCGGAGGGCCCGACGACCAATGCACTCGCCGCCGCGGCGGCGGCCGTCCGTCCCTTCAAGCTGTCCGACGTGAGCCTGGGGCCAGGGGTGTTCGGCCGGAAACGTGAGCTGATCCTGAACTTCGCCCGCGGGTACGACGAGCGTCGCTACGTCAACGTCTTCCGCGCCAACGCCGGCCTGCGGCCGCTCGACGGGGTGGTTCCGCTGCCGGCGGGAGGCTGGGAAGGGCTCGACGGCGAGGCGAACGGCAACCTGCGCGGGCACTTCACCGGGCACCACATGTCCATGCTTGCCCAGGCGTATGCGGGCACGGGGGAGGAGGCCTTCGGAACCAAGCTACGGAACCTGGTGGGGTCCCTGCACGAATGCCGGCAGGCGCTCGCCCGGGAGCCCACCATCCAGACCGTTGCCGGACGCCTGCCCGGGACCGCCGTCGACATTGCCCGGGGTTCCTACATGCACGGCCAGCTCCCCGCGGGCACCCTTGACGGGCTGGCGGCCATGACCTTCGCCGCGTGGGTGCGCCCGACGGCGGCGGCGAACTGGGCGCGCATCTTCGACTTCGGCAACGACACCAAAACGTACGCCTTCCTCGCCCAGCGCGACGGCGCCGGGCTGCCGCGGTTCGCCATCACACGGAACTTTGCCGGGGGTGAGCAGACAATCGTGGGCACTGCCCCGCTGCCGGTCAACGAGTGGAGCCACGTTGCGGTCACCCTGGACGGCCAGGCCGGAACGCTGTACGTCAACGGAAAGCAGGCCGGCAGGAACGCTGCCCTGACCCTGACCCCGGCCCTGCTGGGAAGCCTCGCCAACGTGTGGCTTGGCCGGTCGCAGTACAACGATCCCAACTTCCCCGGCGCCTACCAGGACGTGAACATCTGGTCCTCCGCGCTGACCGCCGGGCAGATCGGCGAGCTGGCGGCAGCCCGCGCGTCGGGCACTTCGGCGGGGAACGGCGACGTCCTCTCCCTCGCCTGCAGCGAAACCAGCGGAAACGTGCTGGCCGATGCCTCCGGGAAGGGCCGGCATGCAGCGCTCCGGCGCACCTGGGGCGTGCCCAGCCATCCCGGATTCCTCGCTGCCTACCCGGAGACCCAGTTCATCGAGCTGGAGAGCAGGACCACGCCGGACTACTTCCGCGTCTGGGCTCCCTATTACACCGCGCACAAGATCCTGAAGGGTCTCCTCGATGCCTACACCGCTACCGCGGAACCAAAGGCGCTGGACCTGGCAACCGGGCTCTGCGACTGGATGCACTCGCGGCTGAGCAAACTC
This window harbors:
- a CDS encoding alpha-L-arabinofuranosidase C-terminal domain-containing protein — protein: MPSKPSSPAKRTCTLVLAGSLTAALLSLTPAIGANAESAQNRTISIDTAGSGPSIDSTMYGAFYEDINQGADGGIYAELVQNRSFEFNSADNRTYSPMTAWETLKRGSDGTVAVVNDNNRLNENNRNYLLVEATSAGAGTGAGVGVRNSGWNAGQKLEAHKKYNYSVWARTSNPAGSTLAVTLETPEGTRLDIAAIKVKGDRWAKYEVTLSPKSSTGAGRLTTLVQGTGTVRLDMVSLFPKDTWNGRENGLRKDLAEKINDLHPGFLRFPGGCIVNTGSYDTYSAPNYTRARTYQWKDTIGPVEQRPANRNFWGYNQTYGLGYMEYFQWAEDMGAAPVPVVPVGVTGCGDNNQAPDQATLDRYIQDTLDLIEFANGDASTEWGAKRIAYGHPAPYNLDRISLGNEEYKPEFKQYFTQFYNAVRKAHPEIKIIGNTGPFSQGPEFDDLAKFNADTGVDLVDEHYYNDPSWFLNNNHRYDSYDRNSYKVFLGEYASRGNKPDNALAEASYMTGLERNADVVKMASYAPLIANEANTQWSPDMMFFNGTSVRTTPNYEVQKLFMNNVGNQVVPSRQDNPASTVVPISGKIGLSTWATSARYDDVKVTGQDGATLFSDDFSGTAAAWTGNGTGSWSIQDGGYVQSSTTAQNTMVTAGSADWSNYTLSTKATKLAGSEGFLVSFGVKDTGNYFWWNLGGWNNSKSVVEKAVNGGKTNVIEKNTVIQTGHEYDIRIEVTGRTAKLSTWTESCGARWTTRRPIPSTP
- a CDS encoding ABC transporter substrate-binding protein, with translation MFKKSLLAVAAASMLTLTACGGTAGAGSAAGTSGDDKITMGFAQVGAESGWRTANTKSVQDSAKKAGVDLKFSDAQQKQENQIKAIRSYIQQKVDVIAFSPVVESGWDTVLKEAKNAKIPVILTDRAVDSSDKTLYKTFLGSDFVEEGKKAGDWLVKESKSATDTVNIVEIQGTTGSAPANDRKEGFAEAIKADPKLKIVASQSGDFTRSGGKQVMEAFLKNNADIDVVFAHNDDEGLGAIEAIEAAGKVPGKDIKIITIDAVKDGMTALSNGKINYIVECSPMLGDQLMDLAKKVIAGESVPERVVTEETTFTQEQAKQVLASRPY
- a CDS encoding sugar ABC transporter ATP-binding protein, which produces MNEIVPVVEMTDIAIGFPGVKALDGVDFRLFQGEVHALMGENGAGKSTLIKALTGVYTIDSGAITVLGEPQRFSTPGESQAAGISTVYQEVNLCPNLTVEENVLLGREPRRRGSIDWKGVRSRTREVLAELQLDHIDPGSLLSTHSIAVQQLIAIARSVEINAKVLILDEPTSSLDADEVNQLFRVIRDLRDRGVAILFVSHFLEQVYEISDRMTVLRNGKLVGEYLTRDLSRMSLISKMIGKDMEALAELDQAPARTRAGSGAGVTPFIEAQGLGRKGSVSNVDLSIYPGEVVGLAGLLGAGRTEIARLFFGADKADEGSIKVKGAGQKIRSPRAAIDKRIGFCSEDRKEEGLIGDLTVRDNLVLAMQASKGWVCRIPRRVQDELVAEYIEALDIRPANPDALIRNLSGGNQQKVLLARWLVTHPELLILDEPTRGIDIGAKTQIQKLVNKLAADGMSILFISSELEEVLRVSDRVAVIKDRAMVAEINNDGVSVEDVMTVIAGGAQ